A portion of the Algisphaera agarilytica genome contains these proteins:
- a CDS encoding TetR/AcrR family transcriptional regulator: MTESDPTWQRARSDEQRAQRREAILDAAAQLLDEGGVENAGLNAIARQAGLSKPTLYLYFESREAVLLELVLRDYDRWVEPTAKEIGALSPSDADAACLEIADRLAATLTAQPRLAQLLHSLASVLERNVSTETIITFKLTIHEATAPLLQAMADKLGIPTEAAMAIYWQWGIAVAGAWPHGHPSHPVAEALKDPRLAHMGIEFQTMIRDMAIALLRNGVRENSADT, encoded by the coding sequence ATGACCGAATCCGACCCCACCTGGCAGCGAGCCCGCAGCGACGAACAGCGGGCCCAGCGACGCGAAGCGATCCTCGACGCTGCGGCGCAACTCCTTGATGAAGGCGGTGTTGAGAACGCCGGCCTCAACGCGATCGCGCGTCAGGCCGGGCTGTCCAAGCCGACGCTGTACCTGTATTTCGAGAGCCGGGAGGCCGTGCTGCTAGAGCTCGTGCTGCGTGACTACGACCGATGGGTTGAGCCCACCGCCAAAGAGATAGGGGCCCTGTCGCCGTCCGACGCGGACGCCGCTTGCCTGGAGATCGCGGACCGTCTCGCGGCCACACTGACCGCCCAGCCCCGCCTCGCTCAGCTGCTACACAGCCTGGCGTCCGTGCTCGAACGCAACGTCTCGACCGAGACCATCATCACGTTCAAGCTGACCATCCACGAAGCGACCGCCCCGCTGCTCCAAGCGATGGCGGACAAACTCGGTATTCCGACCGAAGCCGCGATGGCGATCTATTGGCAATGGGGCATCGCCGTCGCGGGCGCCTGGCCGCACGGCCACCCCAGCCACCCCGTCGCGGAAGCTTTGAAAGACCCGCGACTCGCCCACATGGGCATCGAGTTCCAAACCATGATCCGCGACATGGCGATCGCGTTGCTACGCAACGGCGTGCGCGAAAACTCCGCCGATACTTAG
- a CDS encoding MIP/aquaporin family protein yields MNDQKPYGRWIAEAVGTFLLVLFGTGVVHVAVFSGALQGLGQVAVAWGIGIGLAIYATAAVSGAHLNPAVTLALAIWRGFSWKQVGPYVAAQFVGAFAAAATLHGLFHNWIAHFETANNITRGEPGSQRSAMAYGEYFPNPDFGTDAEAFELVSHVQAFGAEALGTGLLVFFIFALIDPRNRNAPLGRAVAFPIGLVVTVLICLLAVLTQGGFNPARDFGPRVFAFLAGWGEIAIPGPRGGFFTVYILAPLVGAVIGGAAFDFLIRPHLPKAEQD; encoded by the coding sequence GTGAATGATCAGAAACCATACGGGCGGTGGATCGCGGAAGCGGTGGGGACCTTTCTTTTGGTGCTCTTCGGTACGGGCGTGGTGCACGTGGCGGTGTTCAGCGGCGCGTTGCAGGGGCTTGGCCAGGTCGCGGTGGCGTGGGGTATCGGGATCGGCTTGGCGATCTACGCGACGGCTGCCGTGAGCGGGGCGCACCTGAACCCGGCGGTGACTTTGGCGCTGGCGATCTGGCGGGGGTTCTCTTGGAAGCAGGTCGGGCCGTATGTCGCGGCGCAGTTCGTTGGGGCGTTTGCGGCGGCGGCGACGTTGCACGGTTTGTTCCACAACTGGATCGCTCACTTCGAGACGGCCAACAACATCACCCGCGGCGAGCCGGGCAGCCAACGCTCGGCGATGGCCTACGGCGAGTACTTCCCCAACCCCGACTTCGGCACCGACGCCGAGGCGTTCGAGTTAGTCAGCCACGTCCAGGCCTTCGGGGCCGAGGCGTTGGGAACGGGGCTGCTGGTGTTTTTCATCTTTGCGTTGATCGACCCCCGCAACCGTAACGCGCCTTTGGGCAGGGCGGTCGCGTTCCCGATCGGGCTGGTGGTCACGGTGCTGATCTGCCTGCTGGCGGTGCTGACCCAGGGTGGCTTCAACCCGGCCCGGGACTTCGGGCCGCGGGTATTCGCGTTCCTGGCCGGCTGGGGCGAGATCGCCATCCCCGGGCCACGCGGCGGTTTTTTCACGGTGTACATCCTCGCCCCGCTGGTGGGGGCGGTGATCGGTGGAGCGGCGTTCGATTTCCTGATCCGCCCGCACCTGCCCAAGGCTGAGCAAGACTAG
- a CDS encoding inorganic phosphate transporter, whose translation MVLIGVVVGAAIALAFANGANDNAKGVATLIGSGLVKIKPAVVYAAVTTAMGSVAAIWIGAELASKFKGKGIVADAIWQSGSFAACVGLAAGGTVLLATRLALPISTTHAMVGSIIGIGAAGGGLEWAAVWKKFFYPLMASPFIALALAALLYLLFTGIRRLARINRETCLCVGQEVVPLSIGGDGTLAMASTGVTLTADQAEQCEQRYTGRFLGISAQTVLDRCHFLTAGAVSFARGLNDTPKVAALMIGLSFMTDWQAVVVVGIGIAAGGLLAVRRVAQTMSHRITGMNDGQAFTANLNTAFLVIVASKWGVPVSTTHVSCGSLIGIGAVSGQGRWKMIVTIVLAWVATLPVAAVLGALCWTLLG comes from the coding sequence ATGGTGTTGATCGGGGTTGTGGTCGGAGCGGCAATCGCACTGGCGTTTGCTAACGGAGCCAACGACAACGCCAAGGGTGTCGCCACGCTCATCGGCAGCGGGCTGGTCAAGATCAAGCCCGCGGTGGTCTACGCCGCGGTGACGACAGCGATGGGGTCGGTCGCGGCGATCTGGATCGGCGCGGAACTGGCCAGCAAATTCAAAGGCAAAGGCATCGTGGCCGACGCGATCTGGCAATCGGGCAGCTTCGCGGCCTGTGTCGGTTTGGCGGCGGGGGGGACGGTCTTGCTCGCCACCCGGCTGGCCCTGCCGATCTCCACCACCCACGCGATGGTTGGCTCGATCATCGGCATCGGCGCCGCGGGCGGCGGGCTCGAATGGGCCGCAGTGTGGAAGAAGTTTTTCTATCCGCTGATGGCTTCGCCGTTCATCGCCCTGGCGTTGGCGGCGCTGCTCTACCTGCTATTCACCGGGATCCGGCGGCTGGCCCGGATCAATCGAGAGACGTGCCTGTGCGTCGGCCAGGAAGTCGTGCCCCTGTCTATTGGCGGGGACGGCACGCTGGCGATGGCCAGCACCGGCGTGACGCTGACCGCCGACCAGGCCGAGCAGTGCGAACAGCGGTACACCGGCCGGTTCCTCGGGATCAGCGCCCAGACGGTGCTGGATCGCTGCCACTTCCTCACGGCCGGGGCGGTGAGCTTCGCCCGCGGCCTCAACGACACGCCCAAGGTCGCGGCGCTCATGATCGGGCTGAGCTTCATGACCGACTGGCAGGCGGTGGTGGTCGTCGGTATCGGCATCGCGGCCGGCGGCTTGCTGGCGGTCCGCCGTGTGGCCCAGACCATGAGCCACCGCATCACGGGGATGAATGACGGCCAGGCGTTCACCGCAAATCTGAACACCGCGTTTCTCGTGATCGTCGCGAGCAAGTGGGGCGTTCCCGTGAGCACGACGCACGTGAGCTGCGGCAGCCTGATCGGCATCGGCGCGGTCAGCGGGCAGGGCCGGTGGAAGATGATCGTTACAATTGTGTTAGCGTGGGTCGCTACCCTGCCCGTGGCGGCGGTTTTGGGTGCACTGTGCTGGACGCTGTTGGGATGA
- a CDS encoding methyltransferase domain-containing protein: MNKPAADAPARPTSSTGETPRSSDSASGDQPYNVEQEVVTRYAAGAEAVEAALCCPTSYDPKYLKILPQEIIEKDYGCGDPSEYVGEGEVALDLGSGGGKICYILSQKVGAEGKVIGVDMNDTMLALAEKYKDEMAEKIGHANVEFRKGRIQDLGLSWNKAQAYIDAHPITDMAGVASYEAECDRLRKEEPLVESDSVDVIVSNCVLNLVATEQKKQLFNEMYRVLRNGGRCVISDIVCDEDPTQKILDDGDLWSGCISGAFREDLFVKMFADAGFHGIEILKREEEPWQTIDGVEFRSMTIRAYKGKQGPCFERIQAVVYKGPWSQVRDDDGHVFNRGERIAVCDKTFKLLTRGESPYAGHLIPIEPLESIPLEGAEPFNCSRTVKRHPRETKGQDYDATTEASDCCGTDGCC; encoded by the coding sequence GTGAATAAACCCGCTGCCGACGCTCCCGCCCGCCCGACCTCTTCGACCGGCGAGACGCCCCGTTCATCCGATTCGGCATCCGGCGATCAGCCGTACAACGTCGAGCAGGAAGTGGTGACCCGCTACGCCGCCGGGGCCGAGGCGGTGGAGGCCGCGTTGTGCTGCCCGACGAGCTACGACCCTAAGTACCTCAAGATCCTGCCCCAGGAAATTATCGAGAAGGACTACGGCTGCGGCGACCCGTCGGAATACGTCGGTGAAGGCGAGGTCGCACTGGACCTGGGCAGCGGCGGCGGCAAGATCTGCTACATCCTCTCGCAGAAGGTCGGGGCCGAGGGCAAGGTCATCGGCGTCGACATGAACGACACGATGCTGGCCCTCGCGGAGAAGTACAAAGACGAGATGGCTGAGAAGATCGGCCACGCCAACGTCGAGTTCCGCAAGGGCCGTATCCAGGACCTCGGGCTGTCGTGGAACAAGGCCCAGGCGTACATCGACGCCCACCCGATCACCGACATGGCGGGCGTGGCGAGCTACGAGGCCGAGTGCGACCGGCTCCGCAAGGAAGAGCCACTGGTCGAGTCGGACAGCGTCGATGTGATCGTCAGCAACTGCGTGCTCAACCTCGTGGCCACCGAGCAGAAGAAGCAGCTGTTCAACGAGATGTACCGCGTGCTCCGCAACGGCGGCCGCTGCGTGATCAGCGATATCGTCTGCGACGAAGACCCCACCCAGAAGATCCTCGACGACGGCGACCTCTGGTCGGGCTGCATCAGCGGCGCGTTTCGCGAGGACCTGTTCGTCAAGATGTTTGCCGACGCGGGCTTCCACGGCATCGAGATTCTCAAGCGCGAAGAAGAGCCTTGGCAAACGATCGACGGCGTCGAGTTCCGCTCGATGACCATCCGGGCGTACAAGGGCAAGCAGGGCCCGTGCTTCGAGCGCATCCAGGCCGTGGTGTACAAGGGCCCGTGGAGCCAGGTGCGCGACGATGACGGTCACGTCTTCAACCGTGGCGAGCGCATCGCGGTGTGTGACAAGACCTTCAAGCTGCTGACACGGGGCGAGAGTCCTTACGCAGGGCACCTGATCCCGATCGAGCCGTTGGAAAGTATCCCGCTCGAGGGCGCCGAGCCGTTCAACTGCAGCCGTACAGTCAAGCGCCACCCGCGCGAAACCAAGGGCCAGGACTACGACGCGACGACCGAAGCCAGCGACTGCTGCGGCACCGATGGCTGCTGCTGA
- a CDS encoding SDR family oxidoreductase encodes MNTIMITGSSSGIGKATAIYFQQQGWNVIATMRKPENETELTELDNVLVTRLDVLDQASIDAAVAAGIEKFGRIDALLNNAGYGAYGPLETFPMENIRRQWDTNVLGLIAVTQAVLPRMRANKSGVIANVSSVGGQVTFPLGALYHGTKFAVEGLSESLHYELEPLGIKVKIIEPGAIATDFIDRSFDFYHDESIEEYQPIVQKMLSNFEPIMDTASPSSDCAEVIYNAITDGTPRMRYLAAGGAEEFMALREGVDDAAFFARIKEMMGLPA; translated from the coding sequence ATGAACACGATCATGATCACCGGCTCCTCCAGCGGCATCGGCAAAGCCACCGCGATCTACTTCCAGCAGCAAGGGTGGAACGTCATCGCCACGATGCGTAAACCCGAGAACGAAACCGAGCTCACCGAACTCGACAACGTGTTGGTGACCCGGCTGGACGTGTTGGATCAAGCCTCGATCGACGCCGCCGTGGCCGCGGGCATTGAAAAGTTTGGCCGGATCGATGCGCTACTCAACAACGCGGGCTACGGCGCGTACGGCCCGCTGGAAACCTTCCCCATGGAAAACATCCGACGCCAGTGGGACACCAACGTCCTCGGGCTCATCGCGGTGACCCAAGCGGTGCTCCCGCGCATGCGGGCGAACAAGTCGGGCGTCATCGCCAACGTCTCGTCGGTCGGCGGCCAGGTCACCTTCCCCCTCGGCGCGTTGTACCACGGCACAAAGTTCGCGGTGGAGGGCTTGTCCGAATCCTTGCACTACGAACTCGAACCGCTGGGCATCAAGGTCAAGATCATCGAGCCGGGCGCCATCGCGACGGACTTCATCGATCGTTCGTTCGATTTTTATCACGACGAATCGATCGAAGAGTACCAGCCGATCGTGCAGAAGATGCTCTCGAATTTCGAGCCGATCATGGACACCGCTTCGCCGTCGTCGGACTGCGCGGAGGTGATTTACAACGCCATCACCGACGGCACGCCGCGGATGCGTTATCTCGCCGCCGGGGGTGCTGAGGAATTTATGGCTCTGCGTGAGGGCGTTGACGACGCGGCGTTTTTCGCGCGGATCAAGGAAATGATGGGCTTGCCTGCCTAA
- a CDS encoding sulfatase, which produces MPRYILALFAATLMLAPTLHAAEPGSQRPNVIFIITDDLNDMIEGYDGHPRVITPNLAKLAATGTSFTHAYCTTAICAPSRTSMMTGIHGHNSGSLWFDTWWKNETLANSHTIGSFFRENGYHTAGSGKVSHVPHHKRWDEWHKDPNYGPHAWNGKERVGNPHLPAPFNTLGKNNGGFGPTSLVPWDGEDGKGWVASPGSTPPLWRYVNEDDRDPTPDEANAQWAADFLDAYPSRDIDKPFFLAVGLIRPHSPTHAPDRFFDMYPLEDVELLPNKPNDMDDTGYPAVFPLDKRGYHIAYQHLINSYSTAAEGLQRFVQSYLACVTAMDENVGQVLDALERSPYRDNTIVIFTSDHGMHLGEKDHLFKLTLWEESVRIPLIVYAPGLTPAGSKASAPVSLIDLFPTLIDLCDLEGDTRMSDKGLPLDGHSFKPLLKDPENGTWDGPDAALSFLYSGGWAEDSHHNWSLRTEDFRYIRYRDGGEELYDHRVDPQEWTNLASDPEHADTIEAFRARLEEQVPEAWVPMLPKSARN; this is translated from the coding sequence ATGCCGCGCTACATTCTCGCACTCTTCGCTGCCACGCTGATGCTAGCCCCCACGCTCCACGCGGCCGAACCCGGCAGCCAGCGTCCCAACGTCATCTTCATCATCACCGATGACCTCAACGACATGATCGAGGGCTACGACGGCCACCCGCGGGTCATCACGCCCAACCTCGCCAAGCTCGCCGCCACCGGCACGAGCTTCACCCACGCCTACTGCACCACCGCCATCTGCGCCCCCTCGCGGACCAGCATGATGACCGGCATCCACGGCCACAACTCCGGCAGCCTCTGGTTCGACACCTGGTGGAAGAACGAAACGCTGGCCAACTCCCACACCATCGGGTCCTTCTTCCGTGAAAACGGCTACCACACCGCGGGCTCGGGCAAGGTCTCCCACGTCCCGCACCACAAACGCTGGGACGAGTGGCACAAAGACCCCAACTACGGCCCCCACGCCTGGAACGGCAAAGAGCGCGTGGGCAACCCCCACCTCCCCGCGCCCTTCAACACCCTCGGCAAAAACAACGGCGGCTTCGGCCCGACCTCGCTCGTCCCGTGGGACGGCGAAGATGGCAAGGGCTGGGTCGCCTCGCCCGGCAGCACCCCGCCGCTTTGGCGTTACGTCAACGAAGACGACCGCGACCCCACCCCCGACGAGGCCAACGCCCAGTGGGCCGCCGACTTCCTCGACGCGTATCCCTCGCGCGACATCGATAAGCCGTTCTTCCTCGCGGTCGGCCTGATCCGTCCGCACTCGCCGACGCACGCTCCCGACCGCTTCTTCGACATGTACCCGCTCGAAGACGTTGAGCTCTTGCCCAACAAGCCCAACGACATGGACGATACCGGCTACCCCGCGGTCTTCCCCCTCGACAAACGTGGCTACCACATCGCCTACCAACACCTCATCAATTCATACAGCACCGCGGCCGAAGGCCTGCAGCGCTTTGTTCAGTCCTACCTCGCTTGTGTGACCGCGATGGATGAAAACGTCGGCCAGGTCCTCGACGCCCTCGAACGCAGCCCCTACCGCGACAACACCATCGTCATCTTCACCAGCGACCACGGCATGCACCTGGGCGAGAAAGACCACCTCTTCAAGCTCACCTTGTGGGAAGAAAGCGTCCGGATCCCGCTGATCGTCTACGCGCCCGGCCTCACCCCCGCGGGCTCCAAGGCCTCGGCCCCGGTCTCGCTGATCGACCTGTTCCCGACCCTGATCGACCTCTGCGACCTGGAAGGCGATACCCGCATGTCCGACAAGGGCCTGCCGCTCGACGGACACAGCTTCAAGCCGCTGCTCAAAGACCCCGAAAACGGCACGTGGGACGGCCCCGACGCGGCGCTGTCGTTCCTCTACTCCGGAGGCTGGGCTGAGGACAGCCACCACAATTGGTCGCTGCGCACCGAAGACTTCCGCTACATCCGTTACCGCGACGGCGGCGAAGAGCTCTACGACCACCGCGTCGACCCGCAGGAGTGGACCAACCTCGCGTCCGACCCCGAACACGCCGACACGATCGAAGCGTTCCGTGCTCGCCTCGAAGAGCAGGTGCCCGAGGCGTGGGTGCCGATGCTGCCTAAATCGGCGAGAAACTAA
- a CDS encoding TPM domain-containing protein, giving the protein MQRLVSILLLLFAVGATASPLTIARPDDREFVRDTVGVLSPGEVRQLHQRCETLLNDTSVPMFVLTIDAMSNHGGKGMTIETFARTLFEEIGDAHPLNQDHDWRNGILLVIALDDRAARIELGRTWAGSKDTASRRIMDQHLLPAFRAGDYAAGIVAGVNALDKMARGEAVPARPVSRSTYIWWAGFAGLAIFTVVSLFRRGSSGWAWLFWGTVLVFIGFVLFRLRQRPDGRWTASGWSSSDRGGWSSGGGGSFGGGGGSFGGGGGASGSW; this is encoded by the coding sequence ATGCAGCGACTCGTCTCCATCTTGCTGCTCCTGTTCGCCGTGGGAGCCACCGCCTCGCCGCTCACGATCGCCCGACCCGACGACCGCGAGTTCGTCCGCGACACCGTCGGCGTCCTCTCGCCGGGCGAAGTCCGCCAGCTCCACCAGCGCTGCGAAACCCTGCTCAACGACACCAGCGTCCCGATGTTCGTGCTCACGATCGACGCCATGAGCAATCACGGCGGCAAGGGCATGACCATCGAAACCTTCGCCCGCACCCTCTTCGAAGAGATCGGCGACGCCCACCCGCTCAACCAGGACCACGACTGGCGCAACGGCATCCTCCTCGTGATAGCTCTGGACGACCGCGCCGCCCGGATCGAGCTCGGACGCACCTGGGCCGGCAGCAAGGACACCGCGTCGCGTCGGATCATGGACCAGCACCTCTTGCCCGCGTTCCGGGCCGGGGACTACGCGGCGGGGATTGTGGCCGGGGTCAACGCGTTAGACAAGATGGCCCGGGGCGAAGCGGTGCCCGCCCGGCCGGTGTCACGCAGCACGTACATCTGGTGGGCGGGGTTTGCGGGGCTGGCGATCTTTACGGTGGTGTCATTGTTCAGGCGAGGCAGCTCCGGCTGGGCCTGGCTGTTCTGGGGCACGGTGCTGGTGTTCATCGGCTTCGTGCTATTTCGATTACGCCAGAGGCCGGACGGCCGTTGGACTGCGTCGGGTTGGTCTTCCTCCGACCGAGGTGGGTGGAGCAGTGGCGGCGGGGGTTCGTTCGGCGGAGGCGGCGGATCTTTCGGTGGCGGGGGCGGCGCGAGCGGGAGCTGGTAA
- a CDS encoding TPM domain-containing protein: MQRHFDEQDVQRVNTAIGEVEEITSAEIVCVAAASSGRYDRAEDIFGLLLGMIAAGLVWIFLPDAVPGGDTWAGYTPTTKIAFMALAVLGGFVLGTVWASHAWPLRRPFVPKSEQRENVSHAASAAFFDQSLHHTRAGTGLLIYLSMDERRAVILADEAVLEALSQTTLDTLCRDLTKLLAETDAAEALCQTIRRAGQHLEALPRDEDDTNEHPNTLVLID, translated from the coding sequence ATGCAACGCCATTTCGACGAACAGGACGTCCAACGCGTCAACACCGCGATCGGCGAGGTCGAGGAAATCACCTCGGCCGAGATCGTGTGTGTCGCGGCCGCATCCTCGGGCCGATACGACCGGGCCGAGGACATCTTCGGCCTGCTCCTGGGCATGATCGCCGCGGGGCTTGTCTGGATTTTCCTGCCCGACGCGGTCCCCGGCGGCGACACCTGGGCGGGCTACACCCCCACGACCAAGATCGCCTTCATGGCACTCGCCGTGCTCGGCGGTTTCGTCCTCGGCACCGTGTGGGCCTCGCACGCCTGGCCCCTGCGTCGCCCGTTCGTCCCCAAGTCCGAGCAGCGTGAGAACGTCAGCCACGCCGCCAGCGCCGCGTTCTTCGATCAATCCCTACACCACACCCGCGCAGGCACGGGGCTGCTGATCTACCTCTCGATGGACGAACGCCGTGCGGTCATCCTCGCCGACGAAGCCGTGCTCGAAGCGCTATCGCAAACCACCCTCGACACCCTCTGCCGCGACCTCACCAAACTGCTCGCCGAGACCGACGCCGCCGAAGCCCTGTGCCAAACCATCCGCCGCGCGGGGCAGCACCTCGAGGCACTGCCCCGAGACGAAGACGACACCAACGAACACCCCAACACGCTGGTGTTGATCGACTGA
- a CDS encoding NAD-dependent epimerase/dehydratase family protein gives MLQYPENKTALVTGATGYVAGWVVKRLLEEGFTVHAAVRDPQKIDKLRYLDALAEELPGSIKYFRGELTTPGSYAEAMDGCSVVFHTASPFAISVDDPQKDLVDPALLGTRNVLEQANQTPSVKRVVVTSSVAAIMGDNIDVKKTPDGKFTEEQWNTTSSLDYNPYLYSKTVAEKEAWKIAEAQSQWTLGTVNPSFVHGPAINPHAGGESMEFIRQNGDGTMKSGTLRLGMGVVDVRDVAEMHMRVAFHPGANGRYIALGHNTDFFEIAQVLRKAFGEGYPFPKRAVPKWLAWLVVPFVDKRMTRTMISRNVDVKWIGDNSKSQRDLGMTYRDLEDTLRDAFQQQVDAGELKPAA, from the coding sequence ATGTTGCAATACCCCGAAAACAAAACGGCTCTGGTCACCGGCGCGACCGGCTACGTCGCGGGCTGGGTGGTGAAACGCCTGCTCGAAGAAGGCTTCACGGTCCACGCCGCGGTGCGTGACCCGCAGAAGATCGACAAGCTCCGCTACCTCGATGCGCTGGCGGAAGAATTGCCCGGCAGCATCAAGTACTTCCGCGGCGAACTCACCACCCCGGGCTCCTACGCCGAGGCGATGGATGGCTGCTCGGTGGTATTCCACACCGCCTCGCCGTTCGCGATCAGCGTGGATGACCCGCAGAAAGACCTGGTCGATCCCGCGCTCCTTGGTACTCGCAACGTGCTGGAGCAGGCGAACCAAACGCCCAGCGTGAAACGCGTCGTGGTGACCAGCAGCGTCGCCGCGATTATGGGCGACAACATCGACGTGAAGAAAACACCCGACGGCAAATTCACCGAAGAGCAGTGGAACACGACGTCGTCGCTGGACTACAACCCCTACCTGTATTCCAAAACGGTCGCGGAAAAGGAAGCCTGGAAGATCGCCGAGGCCCAGTCGCAGTGGACGCTCGGTACGGTGAACCCGTCCTTCGTGCACGGGCCGGCAATCAACCCGCACGCCGGTGGCGAGTCGATGGAGTTCATCCGGCAGAACGGCGACGGCACCATGAAGAGCGGCACGCTCCGCCTCGGGATGGGCGTGGTCGATGTCCGCGACGTCGCGGAGATGCACATGCGGGTGGCGTTCCACCCCGGGGCCAACGGGCGGTACATCGCCTTGGGCCACAACACCGATTTCTTCGAGATCGCACAGGTCCTCCGCAAGGCGTTCGGCGAGGGGTATCCGTTCCCGAAACGCGCGGTGCCGAAGTGGCTGGCGTGGCTTGTCGTGCCGTTCGTCGACAAACGTATGACCCGGACCATGATCAGCCGCAACGTCGACGTAAAGTGGATCGGCGACAACAGCAAGAGCCAACGCGATCTGGGTATGACGTATCGCGACCTCGAAGACACCTTGCGTGATGCCTTTCAGCAGCAGGTGGATGCTGGCGAATTGAAGCCCGCAGCATGA
- a CDS encoding sulfatase family protein, with amino-acid sequence MATPNVLILMTDQQSAEAMSFVLGREHLHTPNMDALAASGVVFDRAYTPNPLCAPARASLFTGRYPHEIGLQTNSVPQEPNRFRCLGTYFRDAGFDTAYFGKWHLQFPYADTSLHGFQAVSDTLPANGIDLITPQLAASFIRAKRETPFFLVASFNNPHNICEWARGDRELPDGDVGTPPPLHQCPPLRSNLAETQSEATAVSLAKQAYQANPMFPVGDYGEAQWRELVWAYYRMIELVDQRIGEVLTALHDSGEYDNTIILLLSDHGECRGAHGWNQKTVFYEESTRVPYILNAPGLSPGRSNALVNFGVDTLPTLGELTGVELPQGLPGMSLVNAAHGTATETAEYLVCENKAVQGADIFDQPFAPDGRMVRTARYKYCLYSVGPRYESLFDLEQDPGEMQNLAEDGDYGGVLAEHRKHLSHFAQRYGDDTAEQMLASCGDRS; translated from the coding sequence ATGGCCACCCCCAACGTCTTAATCCTGATGACCGATCAACAGTCCGCCGAGGCCATGAGCTTCGTGCTCGGCCGTGAGCATCTGCACACTCCAAATATGGACGCGCTGGCCGCAAGCGGGGTGGTGTTTGACCGGGCCTACACGCCCAACCCCCTGTGCGCTCCCGCACGTGCCTCGCTCTTCACGGGGCGCTACCCGCACGAGATCGGGCTGCAGACCAACTCGGTCCCCCAAGAACCCAATCGCTTCCGTTGCCTCGGCACCTACTTCCGCGACGCGGGTTTCGACACCGCGTATTTCGGCAAGTGGCACCTTCAATTCCCCTATGCCGACACTTCCTTGCACGGATTTCAAGCTGTCTCCGACACGTTGCCCGCCAACGGCATCGACCTGATCACGCCACAACTCGCCGCGTCTTTCATCCGTGCCAAACGCGAAACCCCTTTCTTCCTGGTCGCTTCGTTCAACAACCCCCACAACATCTGTGAGTGGGCGCGAGGCGACCGCGAACTGCCCGACGGTGATGTCGGCACGCCGCCTCCGTTACACCAGTGCCCTCCCCTGCGCTCCAATCTCGCCGAGACGCAAAGCGAAGCCACTGCCGTCAGCCTCGCCAAGCAAGCCTATCAAGCCAACCCCATGTTTCCGGTCGGTGATTATGGCGAAGCCCAATGGCGAGAACTCGTCTGGGCCTACTACCGCATGATCGAACTCGTCGATCAACGCATCGGCGAAGTCCTCACCGCGCTACACGACTCCGGTGAATACGACAACACCATCATCTTGCTCCTCAGCGATCACGGCGAATGCCGAGGCGCCCACGGGTGGAACCAGAAAACCGTGTTTTACGAAGAATCCACCCGCGTGCCCTATATCCTCAACGCCCCCGGATTGTCGCCGGGTCGATCCAACGCCCTGGTCAACTTCGGCGTGGATACGTTGCCCACTTTGGGTGAACTCACCGGGGTTGAGCTGCCTCAAGGCCTACCTGGCATGAGCCTCGTAAACGCCGCACACGGGACTGCCACCGAAACGGCGGAGTACTTGGTTTGCGAGAACAAGGCGGTCCAAGGCGCAGACATCTTCGACCAGCCCTTCGCACCGGACGGACGCATGGTCCGTACCGCGAGGTACAAATACTGCCTCTACAGCGTCGGGCCGCGGTATGAATCCTTGTTCGACCTCGAGCAAGACCCCGGCGAGATGCAAAACCTGGCCGAAGATGGTGATTACGGTGGCGTTCTCGCTGAACACCGAAAACACCTCTCGCACTTTGCCCAACGCTACGGCGATGACACCGCCGAGCAGATGCTGGCGTCTTGCGGCGATCGCAGCTGA